One Neodiprion pinetum isolate iyNeoPine1 chromosome 1, iyNeoPine1.2, whole genome shotgun sequence genomic window carries:
- the LOC124210964 gene encoding titin homolog isoform X2: MGKKGAKRKTRWRSLSIGAPPGEEDEEDDIHNGYQTENRNGSARGERNMQGGYSSYKRTRPYNNTTNTYGYGYGSLYNGQSKSAQSKNDDDPTKPKIVFNEEEYMRITTPRQDVLFKKGYLSRKKPLASTASTSATSATTTPSTNDSQSAAHSTADGSETAEDQQLLDGSNGGNFAIVPEAAAQFAYGGFYDQVTGYYYEYPVMLVGPPVPGNPTPNVLAAMSCGPVPLRPVEWFNPQYMPESLQEQHPPSHSTDSQAGSCGSSVSMDEVGGAAAPASVELVSTCENRDEEVAQEVQDSEVLVVDETTTECVPPAQVIPQIVPHMHIPPQHYVYPGHFMFGPPMVNMNGVTIQNGAIVPSEALWAKRRKKKKRRKQRRPLAVGNTEDEEEEYSSEFESGSNWSQPAWSTSTVTAAPNDFVISKPLNPEVQEFQFRTALPVVSDAPDVKTPNLENAESPSLPHPAETGVDKCEVTTTENEDRRISVDNINLTNLDDGISGCQTLSEITVENGRVKDTENIRETVLNIIEKETNSSDCKGTSLTEKIGEVVKGDHKTASVASEEDVKNLQSSLSNETTILKNQKPFGENRPAAENGVKIKASNRVEHENNINNLNNIESEPVVSNSPTAESVAESLTSYTDSCKDTERNGISNNANLSIEENDKKSDISQQKTLNETTRTNGQNIKSVTLDSNQSKSSLVSNGKKVESELTNKKNGNKNVKKGKTKAMDARKPARNKRESRNPQRNDSASTAVSRELLQDRERSVSPDTRQALDLENSASQLPARKPSSRPTSPEINQTTTPINAETHRLPESYESLVTRSSPHSVTPSPPLTGAPVAPPRRKYSAKGLKFVREPTPGPDLDTDVKSDNEEGSKVDDNLRLQDDKVESISVDQVVPIAEVPSNTISQIDIKDESVDVPAQGSSTKNDHTNENNNKNPVSRIDSHSKTQKAHDMHQKVDFPLDTDFEPKVILNRPGTTVEGNVIGTSSIGVDSLGDADAGIQEVNAASKRSDHPITDAVAAWLERTNSPEIFRVPMPISDSDDSDLSETEIYDGDPNKQPSKNLQGNPMPALSVSNGSIDNCRRTRSNVVTSDTITKTDTFDTSKSIKRRREKDINNIEHISPTSEAKTSIEETSRSVRVCDFIIKGSAAGMRVAEKSRVDLNRLNTEKKRLKDNTKTSYIENIEMKIKNNTRFNDDITEDGIEVLENFKTYERGEIMVLDGKLLTGTVHEATCSEKSNLQDPTIIEEVRESNNNKRETAKNHARSIDLNKPININRNSEHEMSPEETLNSLGSIEEPDVLECWETEIMEPVVTLKNNSQMKLQINGKVHEGEATEDENYDNHSDSTNREHVKKYYRLAREYTLSIEDELSERALKQMNSNNISSNSNSPKRTTPNTPERMIECLCSEEIPIIVPLPKSTLTKANKVVKDGMQNETVDEAFEVYESCYTGKTRLTGVSQLNVEGSKIPLQNQEGPIPCKAVCCNIQ, encoded by the exons CACCTCCaggagaagaagacgaagaagatgaTATCCACAATGGATATCAGACAGAGAATAGAAATGGATCTGCAAGGGGTGAGCGAAATATGCAAGGAGGATATTCATCTTACAAACGCACCAGGCCATATAACAATACTACAAATACGTATGGTTACGGATATGGATCACTGTACAATGGTCAATCCAAGTCTGCGCAATCTAAGAATGACGATGATCCAACAAAACCGAAAATTGTGTTCAACGAAG AGGAATACATGAGAATAACAACGCCTCGGCAGGATGTTCTTTTCAAAAAAGGCTACCTTTCTCGCAAGAAACCTTTGGCTAGTACTGCAAGTACGAGTGCAACCAGCGCCACCACCACTCCATCTACCAATGACAGCCAGTCTGCAGCACATTCCACTGCTG ATGGTAGCGAGACAGCAGAGGACCAGCAATTGCTGGATGGTAGCAACGGAGGCAACTTTGCCATTGTACCAGAAGCAGCAGCCCAATTTGCATATGGAGGTTTCTATGACCAAGTCACTGGATATTACTACGAATATCCAGTTATGTTAGTCGGCCCTCCTGTTCCTGGAAATCCCACTCCTAATGTACTTGCTGCGATGTCATGTGGGCCCGTTCCACTTAGACCTGTGGAATGGTTTAACCCTCAGTACATGCCGGAGTCTTTACAAGAACAACATCCTCCTTCACATTCGACGGACTCTCAG GCAGGAAGCTGTGGGTCATCTGTATCAATGGACGAAGTTGGGGGTGCTGCAGCGCCTGCAAGCGTAGAACTCGTTAGTACTTGTGAGAACAGAGATGAAGAAGTAGCACAAGAAGTGCAAGATTCAGAAGTTCTCGTTGTTGACGAAACAACAACTGAATGTGTACCGCCTGCTCAAGTCATACCACAGATAGTACCACATATGCATATACCGCCACAGCATTACGTATATCCAGGTCATTTTATGTTTGGCCCACCGATGGTCAATATGAATG GTGTAACGATACAAAACGGTGCCATTGTTCCCAGTGAAGCACTATGGGCCAAgcgaaggaagaagaagaaaaggagaaagCAAAGACGTCCTCTTGCAGTT gGTAATACGGAAGATGAGGAAGAGGAGTACAGCTCAGAATTTGAATCTGGTTCTAATTGGTCTCAACCTGCTTGGTCTACAAGTACAGTGACTGCAGCACCAAATGATTTTGTGATCTCCAAGCCGCTCAATCCTGAAGTTCAAGAGTTTCAGTTCAGGACCGCATTACCTGTTGTGTCTGACGCACCTGATGTTAAAACACCTAATTTGGAGAACGCTGAATCGCCTTCCTTGCCACATCCTGCAGAAACAGGAGTGGACAAATGTGAAGTAACAACGACAGAGAATGAGGATAGGCGTATTTCAGTTGACAATATAAATCTAACGAATTTAGACGATGGAATTTCAGGATGTCAAACATTAAGTGAAATTACAGTGGAAAATGGAAGGGTAAAAGATACTGAAAACATTCGCGAAACTGTATTAAATATCATTGAGAAAGAAACGAATTCATCAGATTGTAAAGGGACATCACTGACAGAGAAGATTGGAGAAGTAGTTAAGGGAGATCATAAGACAGCATCGGTTGCTTCTGAAGAGGACGTAAAAAATCTGCAATCTTCGTTATCGAATGAGactacaattttaaaaaaccaaaAGCCATTTGGTGAAAATCGTCCTGCTGCTGAAAATGGTGTCAAGATTAAGGCATCAAACAGGGTTGAgcatgaaaataatatcaataatcTAAATAACATTGAATCTGAACCTGTAGTATCAAATAGTCCTACAGCAGAAAGCGTTGCTGAATCATTAACGAGTTACACAGATTCGTGCAAAGATACAGAAAGGAATGGAATCAGCAACAATGCTAACTTGTCGATCGaagaaaatgataagaaaTCTGATATTTCCCAGCAGAAAACTCTGAACGAAACTACAAGAACAAATGGTCAAAATATAAAGTCAGTTACGTTAGACtcgaatcaatctaaatcaaGTCTTGTTTCTAATggtaaaaaagttgaaagtgaactgacaaacaaaaaaaatggaaataagaATGTGAAGAAGGGTAAAACCAAAGCAATGGATGCAAGAAAGCCCGCTCGCAACAAGCGTGAGTCAAGAAATCCTCAGCGGAATGATTCAGCATCAACTGCAGTATCTAGAGAATTGTTGCAGGACAGAGAGAGATCAGTTTCTCCTGACACCAGGCAAGCCTTGGATTTGGAGAATTCAGCGTCGCAATTGCCTGCTAGAAAGCCAAGTTCAAGGCCAACCAGTCCAGAAATCAATCAAACAACGACTCCAATAAACGCCGAAACTCACAGACTGCCAGAAAGCTATGAATCTTTAGTCACCCGATCGTCCCCTCATTCAGTTACCCCCTCTCCACCTCTCACTGGTGCACCAGTTGCACCACCTAGGAGAAAATATAGTGCCAAAGGGTTGAAATTTGTGAGAGAACCTACACCTGGACCAGATTTAGATACTGACGTTAAATCTGACAATGAAGAGGGTAGCAAGGTTGATGATAATTTGAGATTACAAGATGACAAGGTTGAAAGTATATCTGTTGATCAGGTGGTCCCGATTGCTGAAGTTCCCAGTAATACTATTTCACAGATTGACATCAAAGATGAGAGTGTAGACGTACCTGCCCAAGGATCTTCTACTAAAAATGATCATACAAACGAAAACAATAACAAGAATCCCGTTTCCAGGATAGATAGCCACTCCAAAACACAAAAAGCACATGATATGCATCAGAAAGTCGATTTCCCATTAGACACAGATTTTGAACCAAAGGTTATTTTGAATAGGCCTGGTACTACTGTGGAAGGGAACGTGATTGGCACGAGTTCCATTGGTGTCGACTCTCTGGGCGATGCTGATGCTGGCATACAGGAAGTGAACGCTGCATCTAAACGGTCTGATCATCCTATAACCGATGCTGTTGCCGCGTGGTTGGAAAGAACGAACTCACCAGAAATATTCAGAGTACCGATGCCTATATCTGATTCTGATGATTCCGACTTATCAGAAACAGAAATATATGATGGCGATCCAAACAAGCAGCCGTCAAAAAACTTGCAAGGCAACCCCATGCCTGCACTATCTGTTAGTAACGGATCGATCGATAACTGTAGAAGAACGCGATCGAACGTTGTTACTAGTGATACTATTACAAAGACTGACACTTTTGATACTTCAAAATCCATCaaaaggagaagagaaaaagacatTAACAATATAGAACATATTTCTCCAACGAGTGAAGCTAAGACAAGCATAGAAGAGACTTCAAGGAGTGTCAGGGTTTGTGACTTTATCATTAAGGGTAGCGCTGCTGGCATGAGGGTTGCCGAAAAATCTCGGGTGGATTTGAACAGACTAAAcacagaaaagaaacgattaaAAGACAATACGAAGACAAGTTATATTGagaatattgaaatgaaaatcaagaATAACACTAGATTTAACGATGACATCACCGAAGACGGAATTGAGgtattggaaaatttcaaaacttacGAACGAGGGGAAATCATGGTATTAGATGGGAAACTATTGACTGGTACTGTGCACGAAGCGACCTGTTCGGAAAAAAG TAACCTACAGGATCCGACAATTATTGAAGAAGTGAGAGAGTCAAATAACAATAAACGAGAAACTGCCAAGAATCATGCAAGATCTATAGATTTAAATAAACCGATTAACATAAATCGGAATAGCGAACATGAAATGAGTCCCGAAGAAACGTTAAATTCTCTTGGTAGCATCGAAGAACCGGACGTACTGGAATGTTGGGAGACAGAAATAATGGAACCTGTTGTaacattaaaaaataacaGCCAAATGAAACTTCAAATCAACGGTAAAGTCCATGAAGGAGAAGCGACGGAAGATGAAAATTACGATAATCACAGTGACTCTACAAACAGGGAACATGTGAAGAAGTATTATAGACTCGCGAGGGAGTACACACTAAGTATCGAAGATGAACTAAGCGAACGTGCGTTGAAGCAAATGAACAGTAATAACATCAgctcaaattcaaattcgcCCAAGAGAACAACGCCAAATACCCCAGAGCGTATGATCGAATGTTTATGTAGTGAAGAGATACCGATTATTGTACCACTTCCTAAATCGACACTAACTAAAGCAAACAAGGTTGTGAAAGATGGAATGCAAAATGAAACTGTCGACGAAGCATTTGAAGTATATGAGAGCTGTTATACAGGAAAGACAAGATTGACTGGTGTATCTCAGCTAAATGTTGAGGGATCGAAGATTCCCCTTCAGAATCAAGAGGGACCCATACCATGTAAAGCGGTATGTTGCAATATACAGTAA
- the LOC124210964 gene encoding titin homolog isoform X1: MQWRRQRRISHVIGSSNHALLIARYQDAPPGEEDEEDDIHNGYQTENRNGSARGERNMQGGYSSYKRTRPYNNTTNTYGYGYGSLYNGQSKSAQSKNDDDPTKPKIVFNEEEYMRITTPRQDVLFKKGYLSRKKPLASTASTSATSATTTPSTNDSQSAAHSTADGSETAEDQQLLDGSNGGNFAIVPEAAAQFAYGGFYDQVTGYYYEYPVMLVGPPVPGNPTPNVLAAMSCGPVPLRPVEWFNPQYMPESLQEQHPPSHSTDSQAGSCGSSVSMDEVGGAAAPASVELVSTCENRDEEVAQEVQDSEVLVVDETTTECVPPAQVIPQIVPHMHIPPQHYVYPGHFMFGPPMVNMNGVTIQNGAIVPSEALWAKRRKKKKRRKQRRPLAVGNTEDEEEEYSSEFESGSNWSQPAWSTSTVTAAPNDFVISKPLNPEVQEFQFRTALPVVSDAPDVKTPNLENAESPSLPHPAETGVDKCEVTTTENEDRRISVDNINLTNLDDGISGCQTLSEITVENGRVKDTENIRETVLNIIEKETNSSDCKGTSLTEKIGEVVKGDHKTASVASEEDVKNLQSSLSNETTILKNQKPFGENRPAAENGVKIKASNRVEHENNINNLNNIESEPVVSNSPTAESVAESLTSYTDSCKDTERNGISNNANLSIEENDKKSDISQQKTLNETTRTNGQNIKSVTLDSNQSKSSLVSNGKKVESELTNKKNGNKNVKKGKTKAMDARKPARNKRESRNPQRNDSASTAVSRELLQDRERSVSPDTRQALDLENSASQLPARKPSSRPTSPEINQTTTPINAETHRLPESYESLVTRSSPHSVTPSPPLTGAPVAPPRRKYSAKGLKFVREPTPGPDLDTDVKSDNEEGSKVDDNLRLQDDKVESISVDQVVPIAEVPSNTISQIDIKDESVDVPAQGSSTKNDHTNENNNKNPVSRIDSHSKTQKAHDMHQKVDFPLDTDFEPKVILNRPGTTVEGNVIGTSSIGVDSLGDADAGIQEVNAASKRSDHPITDAVAAWLERTNSPEIFRVPMPISDSDDSDLSETEIYDGDPNKQPSKNLQGNPMPALSVSNGSIDNCRRTRSNVVTSDTITKTDTFDTSKSIKRRREKDINNIEHISPTSEAKTSIEETSRSVRVCDFIIKGSAAGMRVAEKSRVDLNRLNTEKKRLKDNTKTSYIENIEMKIKNNTRFNDDITEDGIEVLENFKTYERGEIMVLDGKLLTGTVHEATCSEKSNLQDPTIIEEVRESNNNKRETAKNHARSIDLNKPININRNSEHEMSPEETLNSLGSIEEPDVLECWETEIMEPVVTLKNNSQMKLQINGKVHEGEATEDENYDNHSDSTNREHVKKYYRLAREYTLSIEDELSERALKQMNSNNISSNSNSPKRTTPNTPERMIECLCSEEIPIIVPLPKSTLTKANKVVKDGMQNETVDEAFEVYESCYTGKTRLTGVSQLNVEGSKIPLQNQEGPIPCKAVCCNIQ, from the exons ATGCAGTGGCGCCGCCAACGAAGAATTTCCCATGTCATTGGCTCTTCCAATCATGCTCTACTTATAGCACGGTACCAAGATG CACCTCCaggagaagaagacgaagaagatgaTATCCACAATGGATATCAGACAGAGAATAGAAATGGATCTGCAAGGGGTGAGCGAAATATGCAAGGAGGATATTCATCTTACAAACGCACCAGGCCATATAACAATACTACAAATACGTATGGTTACGGATATGGATCACTGTACAATGGTCAATCCAAGTCTGCGCAATCTAAGAATGACGATGATCCAACAAAACCGAAAATTGTGTTCAACGAAG AGGAATACATGAGAATAACAACGCCTCGGCAGGATGTTCTTTTCAAAAAAGGCTACCTTTCTCGCAAGAAACCTTTGGCTAGTACTGCAAGTACGAGTGCAACCAGCGCCACCACCACTCCATCTACCAATGACAGCCAGTCTGCAGCACATTCCACTGCTG ATGGTAGCGAGACAGCAGAGGACCAGCAATTGCTGGATGGTAGCAACGGAGGCAACTTTGCCATTGTACCAGAAGCAGCAGCCCAATTTGCATATGGAGGTTTCTATGACCAAGTCACTGGATATTACTACGAATATCCAGTTATGTTAGTCGGCCCTCCTGTTCCTGGAAATCCCACTCCTAATGTACTTGCTGCGATGTCATGTGGGCCCGTTCCACTTAGACCTGTGGAATGGTTTAACCCTCAGTACATGCCGGAGTCTTTACAAGAACAACATCCTCCTTCACATTCGACGGACTCTCAG GCAGGAAGCTGTGGGTCATCTGTATCAATGGACGAAGTTGGGGGTGCTGCAGCGCCTGCAAGCGTAGAACTCGTTAGTACTTGTGAGAACAGAGATGAAGAAGTAGCACAAGAAGTGCAAGATTCAGAAGTTCTCGTTGTTGACGAAACAACAACTGAATGTGTACCGCCTGCTCAAGTCATACCACAGATAGTACCACATATGCATATACCGCCACAGCATTACGTATATCCAGGTCATTTTATGTTTGGCCCACCGATGGTCAATATGAATG GTGTAACGATACAAAACGGTGCCATTGTTCCCAGTGAAGCACTATGGGCCAAgcgaaggaagaagaagaaaaggagaaagCAAAGACGTCCTCTTGCAGTT gGTAATACGGAAGATGAGGAAGAGGAGTACAGCTCAGAATTTGAATCTGGTTCTAATTGGTCTCAACCTGCTTGGTCTACAAGTACAGTGACTGCAGCACCAAATGATTTTGTGATCTCCAAGCCGCTCAATCCTGAAGTTCAAGAGTTTCAGTTCAGGACCGCATTACCTGTTGTGTCTGACGCACCTGATGTTAAAACACCTAATTTGGAGAACGCTGAATCGCCTTCCTTGCCACATCCTGCAGAAACAGGAGTGGACAAATGTGAAGTAACAACGACAGAGAATGAGGATAGGCGTATTTCAGTTGACAATATAAATCTAACGAATTTAGACGATGGAATTTCAGGATGTCAAACATTAAGTGAAATTACAGTGGAAAATGGAAGGGTAAAAGATACTGAAAACATTCGCGAAACTGTATTAAATATCATTGAGAAAGAAACGAATTCATCAGATTGTAAAGGGACATCACTGACAGAGAAGATTGGAGAAGTAGTTAAGGGAGATCATAAGACAGCATCGGTTGCTTCTGAAGAGGACGTAAAAAATCTGCAATCTTCGTTATCGAATGAGactacaattttaaaaaaccaaaAGCCATTTGGTGAAAATCGTCCTGCTGCTGAAAATGGTGTCAAGATTAAGGCATCAAACAGGGTTGAgcatgaaaataatatcaataatcTAAATAACATTGAATCTGAACCTGTAGTATCAAATAGTCCTACAGCAGAAAGCGTTGCTGAATCATTAACGAGTTACACAGATTCGTGCAAAGATACAGAAAGGAATGGAATCAGCAACAATGCTAACTTGTCGATCGaagaaaatgataagaaaTCTGATATTTCCCAGCAGAAAACTCTGAACGAAACTACAAGAACAAATGGTCAAAATATAAAGTCAGTTACGTTAGACtcgaatcaatctaaatcaaGTCTTGTTTCTAATggtaaaaaagttgaaagtgaactgacaaacaaaaaaaatggaaataagaATGTGAAGAAGGGTAAAACCAAAGCAATGGATGCAAGAAAGCCCGCTCGCAACAAGCGTGAGTCAAGAAATCCTCAGCGGAATGATTCAGCATCAACTGCAGTATCTAGAGAATTGTTGCAGGACAGAGAGAGATCAGTTTCTCCTGACACCAGGCAAGCCTTGGATTTGGAGAATTCAGCGTCGCAATTGCCTGCTAGAAAGCCAAGTTCAAGGCCAACCAGTCCAGAAATCAATCAAACAACGACTCCAATAAACGCCGAAACTCACAGACTGCCAGAAAGCTATGAATCTTTAGTCACCCGATCGTCCCCTCATTCAGTTACCCCCTCTCCACCTCTCACTGGTGCACCAGTTGCACCACCTAGGAGAAAATATAGTGCCAAAGGGTTGAAATTTGTGAGAGAACCTACACCTGGACCAGATTTAGATACTGACGTTAAATCTGACAATGAAGAGGGTAGCAAGGTTGATGATAATTTGAGATTACAAGATGACAAGGTTGAAAGTATATCTGTTGATCAGGTGGTCCCGATTGCTGAAGTTCCCAGTAATACTATTTCACAGATTGACATCAAAGATGAGAGTGTAGACGTACCTGCCCAAGGATCTTCTACTAAAAATGATCATACAAACGAAAACAATAACAAGAATCCCGTTTCCAGGATAGATAGCCACTCCAAAACACAAAAAGCACATGATATGCATCAGAAAGTCGATTTCCCATTAGACACAGATTTTGAACCAAAGGTTATTTTGAATAGGCCTGGTACTACTGTGGAAGGGAACGTGATTGGCACGAGTTCCATTGGTGTCGACTCTCTGGGCGATGCTGATGCTGGCATACAGGAAGTGAACGCTGCATCTAAACGGTCTGATCATCCTATAACCGATGCTGTTGCCGCGTGGTTGGAAAGAACGAACTCACCAGAAATATTCAGAGTACCGATGCCTATATCTGATTCTGATGATTCCGACTTATCAGAAACAGAAATATATGATGGCGATCCAAACAAGCAGCCGTCAAAAAACTTGCAAGGCAACCCCATGCCTGCACTATCTGTTAGTAACGGATCGATCGATAACTGTAGAAGAACGCGATCGAACGTTGTTACTAGTGATACTATTACAAAGACTGACACTTTTGATACTTCAAAATCCATCaaaaggagaagagaaaaagacatTAACAATATAGAACATATTTCTCCAACGAGTGAAGCTAAGACAAGCATAGAAGAGACTTCAAGGAGTGTCAGGGTTTGTGACTTTATCATTAAGGGTAGCGCTGCTGGCATGAGGGTTGCCGAAAAATCTCGGGTGGATTTGAACAGACTAAAcacagaaaagaaacgattaaAAGACAATACGAAGACAAGTTATATTGagaatattgaaatgaaaatcaagaATAACACTAGATTTAACGATGACATCACCGAAGACGGAATTGAGgtattggaaaatttcaaaacttacGAACGAGGGGAAATCATGGTATTAGATGGGAAACTATTGACTGGTACTGTGCACGAAGCGACCTGTTCGGAAAAAAG TAACCTACAGGATCCGACAATTATTGAAGAAGTGAGAGAGTCAAATAACAATAAACGAGAAACTGCCAAGAATCATGCAAGATCTATAGATTTAAATAAACCGATTAACATAAATCGGAATAGCGAACATGAAATGAGTCCCGAAGAAACGTTAAATTCTCTTGGTAGCATCGAAGAACCGGACGTACTGGAATGTTGGGAGACAGAAATAATGGAACCTGTTGTaacattaaaaaataacaGCCAAATGAAACTTCAAATCAACGGTAAAGTCCATGAAGGAGAAGCGACGGAAGATGAAAATTACGATAATCACAGTGACTCTACAAACAGGGAACATGTGAAGAAGTATTATAGACTCGCGAGGGAGTACACACTAAGTATCGAAGATGAACTAAGCGAACGTGCGTTGAAGCAAATGAACAGTAATAACATCAgctcaaattcaaattcgcCCAAGAGAACAACGCCAAATACCCCAGAGCGTATGATCGAATGTTTATGTAGTGAAGAGATACCGATTATTGTACCACTTCCTAAATCGACACTAACTAAAGCAAACAAGGTTGTGAAAGATGGAATGCAAAATGAAACTGTCGACGAAGCATTTGAAGTATATGAGAGCTGTTATACAGGAAAGACAAGATTGACTGGTGTATCTCAGCTAAATGTTGAGGGATCGAAGATTCCCCTTCAGAATCAAGAGGGACCCATACCATGTAAAGCGGTATGTTGCAATATACAGTAA